The Streptomyces albofaciens JCM 4342 genome has a segment encoding these proteins:
- a CDS encoding response regulator transcription factor — protein sequence MSVLLEQPSSLVAYRPNKPTAMVVVADPRVRSTVTRHLWALGVRDVIEASSIAEARPRVGSPRDICVADVHLPDGSGLTLLSETRAAGWPNGLALSAADDIGAVRNALAGGVKGYVVTGTRTNLGLPGRPGAAPIGANAARMHRRPPGAPGHPGGYRELSGREVEVLRLVAEGQSNKAIGVSMGLSALTVKSHLARIARKLGTGDRAGMVAVALRTGIIH from the coding sequence GTGTCAGTTCTCCTCGAGCAACCTTCGAGCCTGGTCGCCTACCGCCCGAACAAGCCGACGGCCATGGTCGTCGTGGCCGACCCTCGCGTCCGCTCCACCGTCACCCGCCACCTGTGGGCGCTCGGCGTGCGGGACGTGATCGAGGCGTCGTCCATCGCGGAGGCCCGTCCCCGCGTCGGCAGCCCGCGCGACATCTGCGTGGCCGACGTCCACCTGCCCGACGGCTCCGGCCTGACCCTGCTGTCCGAGACCCGGGCGGCCGGGTGGCCCAACGGCCTCGCCCTGTCCGCCGCCGACGACATCGGCGCCGTACGCAACGCCCTGGCCGGCGGCGTCAAGGGCTACGTCGTCACCGGCACCCGTACCAACCTCGGACTCCCGGGCCGCCCCGGTGCCGCGCCCATCGGCGCCAACGCGGCCCGAATGCACCGCCGTCCCCCGGGTGCCCCCGGCCACCCGGGCGGCTACCGCGAACTGTCCGGACGCGAGGTCGAGGTGCTGCGGCTGGTTGCGGAGGGCCAGTCCAACAAGGCCATCGGCGTCTCGATGGGCCTGTCGGCGCTCACCGTCAAGAGCCACCTGGCCCGCATCGCCCGCAAGCTCGGCACCGGCGACCGGGCCGGCATGGTCGCCGTGGCCCTGCGCACCGGCATCATCCACTGA
- a CDS encoding thiolase family protein, whose protein sequence is MPRTARDVVFVDGVRTPFGKAGPKGIYHETRADDLVVKCIRELLRRNPDLDPARIDEVALAATTQIGDQGLTLGRTAGILAGLPQSVPGFSIDRMCAGAMTAVTSIAGGVAFGAYDIAVAGGVEHMGRHPMGEGVDPNPRFVSEKLVDQSALFMGMTAENLHDRLPHLTKQRADEYAVRSQEKAAKAYADGKIQADLVPISVRRTNPEGGETGWGLATADEPMRPGTTLENLANLKTPFRPHGRVTAGNAAGLNDGATASLIAAEDVARELGLPVKMRLVDYAFAGVEPEVMGIGPVPATEKALAKAGLTIDDIGLFEINEAFAVQVLSLLDHYGIADDDPRVNQYGGAIAFGHPLASSGVRLMTQLARQFEEQPQVRYGITTMCVGFGMGGTVIWENPHFEGAGK, encoded by the coding sequence GTGCCTCGTACCGCTAGGGACGTCGTCTTCGTCGACGGCGTCCGCACCCCGTTCGGCAAGGCGGGCCCCAAGGGCATCTACCACGAGACCCGCGCCGACGACCTGGTCGTCAAGTGCATCCGGGAGCTGCTGCGCCGCAACCCGGACCTCGACCCGGCCCGTATCGACGAGGTCGCCCTCGCCGCCACGACCCAGATCGGCGACCAGGGCCTGACCCTGGGCCGTACCGCCGGCATCCTCGCGGGCCTCCCGCAGTCCGTGCCCGGATTCTCCATCGACCGGATGTGCGCCGGCGCCATGACCGCCGTGACGAGCATCGCGGGCGGCGTCGCCTTCGGCGCGTACGACATCGCCGTCGCGGGCGGTGTGGAGCACATGGGGCGCCACCCCATGGGCGAGGGCGTCGACCCCAACCCCCGGTTCGTCAGCGAGAAGCTCGTCGACCAGTCGGCCCTCTTCATGGGCATGACGGCGGAGAACCTCCACGACCGCCTCCCCCACCTCACCAAGCAGCGCGCCGACGAGTACGCGGTCCGCAGCCAGGAGAAGGCCGCCAAGGCGTACGCCGACGGCAAGATCCAGGCCGACCTGGTGCCGATCTCGGTACGCCGCACCAACCCGGAGGGCGGCGAGACCGGCTGGGGCCTGGCCACCGCCGACGAGCCGATGCGGCCGGGCACCACCCTGGAGAACCTGGCGAACCTCAAGACGCCGTTCCGCCCGCACGGCCGCGTCACCGCCGGCAACGCGGCGGGCCTGAACGACGGCGCCACCGCCTCCCTGATCGCCGCCGAGGACGTGGCCCGCGAGCTGGGCCTGCCGGTCAAGATGCGCCTGGTGGACTACGCCTTCGCGGGCGTCGAGCCCGAGGTCATGGGCATCGGCCCGGTCCCGGCGACCGAGAAGGCCCTGGCCAAGGCGGGGCTGACGATCGACGACATCGGCCTCTTCGAGATCAACGAGGCGTTCGCCGTCCAGGTGCTGTCGCTGCTCGACCACTACGGCATCGCGGACGACGACCCGCGCGTCAACCAGTACGGCGGCGCGATCGCCTTCGGCCACCCCCTCGCCTCCTCCGGCGTGCGCCTGATGACGCAGCTGGCCCGGCAGTTCGAGGAGCAGCCGCAGGTGCGTTACGGCATCACGACCATGTGCGTCGGCTTCGGCATGGGCGGCACGGTCATCTGGGAGAACCCGCACTTCGAGGGAGCAGGCAAGTGA
- a CDS encoding HRDC domain-containing protein yields the protein MTDAQKTAEDSTLRTPGDSPPDTRPAPVPLLEPREGTPPVTATAGELAEVVAAFAAGTGPVAVDAERASGYRYGQRAYLVQLRREGAGSVLIDPVGCPDLSVLGEAISDAEWVLHAATQDLPCLRDIGMVPTRLFDTELAGRLAGFARVGLGAMVENVLGYALEKGHSAVDWSTRPLPEPWLRYAALDVELLVDLRDALEEELARQGKLEWAHQEFAAIAAAPPPPPRKDPWRRTSGMHKVRRRRQMAVVRELWTTRDQIAQRRDISPGKVLGDAAIIEAALNLPPNAHALAALAGFGHRMGRRQLEQWQAAVDRARALPDSELPQPGQPLNGPPPPRSWADKDPAAAARLAAARTAVTALAEDLNLPQENLITPDTVRRLCWEPPAEPTKEAVAAVLAGHGARPWQIEQVTPVLTEALAATGA from the coding sequence GTGACCGACGCCCAAAAGACCGCAGAAGACTCGACACTGCGAACCCCCGGAGACTCGCCTCCGGACACCCGCCCGGCGCCGGTCCCCCTGCTGGAACCGCGCGAGGGCACCCCGCCCGTGACGGCCACGGCCGGGGAACTTGCCGAAGTCGTGGCGGCCTTCGCGGCCGGTACGGGACCGGTGGCGGTGGACGCCGAACGGGCCTCCGGCTACCGCTACGGCCAGCGCGCCTACCTGGTGCAGCTGCGCCGCGAAGGCGCCGGCAGCGTCCTGATCGACCCGGTCGGCTGCCCCGACCTCTCGGTACTGGGCGAGGCGATCTCCGACGCCGAGTGGGTGCTGCACGCCGCCACCCAGGACCTGCCCTGCCTGCGCGACATAGGCATGGTCCCGACCCGGCTCTTCGACACCGAGCTGGCCGGCCGCCTCGCCGGCTTCGCCCGCGTCGGCCTCGGCGCCATGGTGGAGAACGTCCTCGGCTACGCCCTGGAGAAGGGCCACTCCGCGGTGGACTGGTCCACCCGCCCCCTGCCGGAGCCCTGGCTGCGCTACGCCGCACTCGACGTCGAGCTGCTGGTGGACCTGCGCGACGCCCTGGAGGAGGAGCTGGCGCGGCAGGGCAAGCTCGAATGGGCGCACCAGGAGTTCGCGGCCATCGCCGCCGCTCCCCCGCCGCCGCCCCGCAAGGACCCCTGGCGCCGCACGTCCGGCATGCACAAGGTCCGCCGCCGCCGGCAGATGGCCGTCGTACGGGAACTGTGGACCACCCGCGACCAGATCGCCCAGCGCCGCGACATCTCACCGGGCAAGGTCCTCGGCGACGCCGCCATCATCGAGGCGGCCCTGAACCTGCCCCCCAACGCCCACGCGCTCGCCGCGCTGGCCGGCTTCGGCCACCGCATGGGCCGCCGCCAGCTCGAACAGTGGCAGGCCGCCGTGGACCGCGCCCGCGCCCTGCCGGACAGCGAGCTGCCGCAGCCCGGCCAGCCGCTGAACGGCCCGCCGCCGCCCCGCTCCTGGGCCGACAAGGACCCGGCGGCAGCGGCCCGGCTGGCCGCCGCCCGTACGGCGGTGACCGCCCTGGCCGAGGACCTGAACCTCCCCCAGGAGAACCTGATCACCCCCGACACGGTGCGCCGCCTGTGCTGGGAGCCCCCCGCCGAGCCGACCAAGGAGGCGGTCGCGGCCGTCCTGGCCGGCCACGGCGCCCGTCCCTGGCAGATCGAACAGGTCACCCCGGTCCTCACCGAGGCCCTGGCCGCGACCGGCGCCTGA
- a CDS encoding 3-hydroxyacyl-CoA dehydrogenase NAD-binding domain-containing protein, whose protein sequence is MSTTTELLKGAAELFPDEVVTQAHVRHLELPGAGAFALITLDNGLDHTKPTTFGPQSLANLNAAIDQVEAEAKDGKITGVGITGKPFIFAVGADLKGVELLKRHEDALAIGKGGHDVFKRLSGLAVPTFAYYNGAAMGGGVEVGLHCTYRTVSKAVPAFSLPEVFLGLVPGWGGCVLLPNLIGADRAVSVIIENSLNQNKQLKGQQVYDLGIADAIFEGADFLEQSLLWTASVLKGDTEVVRTEVDRGEAWDQAVQRGKAIADGKVHGAAPAAYRALDIIAAAKNGDLRQGFDAEDQALADLIMGGELRSGIYSFNLVQKRAKRPAGAPDKSLARPVTKVGVVGAGLMASQLALLFARRLEVPVVLTDIDQERIDKGVKYVHDEIDKLLLKGRVNQDQANRLKGLVSGHLDKAAAFGDADFVIEAVFEEMGVKQQVFAEVEAVVPEHAILATNTSSLSVTEMASKLKHPERVVGFHFFNPVAILPLLEIVRAEKTDDASLATAFSVAKSLKKTAVLVKDAPAFVVNRILTRFMGEIQNVIDEGTPVEVAEKAVEPLGLPMSPLVLLELVGPAIGLHVSETLHGAFPDRFTVSPNLAAVVKAGKRGFYVYDSGKPELDPEVKALLKQGDSVLTEEQVRDRVLDAVAQEIGLMLDEGVVAEAQDIDLCLITGAGWPFHLGGITPYLDREGVSERVNGKKFLAPGVASVPA, encoded by the coding sequence GTGAGCACCACGACGGAACTGCTGAAGGGCGCGGCCGAGCTGTTTCCCGACGAGGTCGTCACCCAGGCGCACGTACGGCACCTGGAGCTGCCCGGCGCCGGCGCCTTCGCGCTGATCACGCTGGACAACGGCCTGGACCACACCAAGCCGACCACCTTCGGCCCGCAGTCGCTGGCGAACCTCAACGCCGCGATCGACCAGGTCGAGGCGGAGGCCAAGGACGGGAAGATCACCGGCGTCGGCATCACCGGCAAGCCGTTCATCTTCGCCGTCGGCGCCGACCTCAAGGGCGTCGAGCTGCTCAAGCGGCACGAGGACGCGCTGGCCATCGGCAAGGGCGGCCACGACGTCTTCAAGCGCCTGTCCGGCCTGGCCGTGCCGACGTTCGCGTACTACAACGGCGCCGCGATGGGCGGCGGCGTCGAGGTCGGCCTGCACTGCACCTACCGCACCGTCTCCAAGGCGGTGCCCGCCTTCTCGCTGCCCGAGGTCTTCCTCGGCCTGGTGCCCGGCTGGGGCGGCTGCGTCCTGCTGCCGAACCTGATCGGCGCCGACCGCGCGGTCTCGGTGATCATCGAGAACTCGCTCAACCAGAACAAGCAGCTCAAGGGCCAGCAGGTCTACGACCTCGGCATCGCCGACGCGATCTTCGAGGGCGCCGACTTCCTGGAGCAGTCGCTGCTGTGGACCGCCTCGGTCCTCAAGGGCGACACCGAGGTCGTACGGACCGAGGTGGACCGCGGCGAGGCCTGGGACCAGGCCGTACAGCGCGGCAAGGCCATCGCGGACGGCAAGGTGCACGGCGCCGCCCCGGCCGCCTACCGCGCGCTGGACATCATCGCCGCCGCCAAGAACGGCGACCTGCGCCAGGGCTTCGACGCCGAGGACCAGGCCCTCGCAGACCTGATCATGGGCGGCGAGCTGCGCAGCGGCATCTACTCCTTCAACCTGGTGCAGAAGCGCGCGAAGCGCCCGGCCGGTGCCCCGGACAAGTCCCTGGCCCGCCCGGTGACCAAGGTGGGCGTGGTCGGTGCGGGCCTGATGGCCTCGCAGCTGGCGCTGCTGTTCGCGCGCCGCCTGGAGGTGCCGGTGGTGCTCACCGACATCGACCAGGAGCGCATCGACAAGGGCGTGAAGTACGTCCACGACGAGATCGACAAGCTGCTGCTGAAGGGCCGCGTCAACCAGGACCAGGCCAACCGCCTCAAGGGCCTGGTCAGCGGCCACCTGGACAAGGCCGCCGCGTTCGGTGACGCGGACTTCGTCATCGAGGCCGTCTTCGAGGAGATGGGCGTCAAGCAGCAGGTGTTCGCCGAGGTCGAGGCGGTCGTGCCGGAGCACGCCATCCTCGCCACGAACACCTCGTCCCTCTCGGTCACCGAGATGGCGTCCAAGCTCAAGCACCCCGAGCGGGTCGTGGGCTTCCACTTCTTCAACCCGGTCGCGATCCTGCCGCTGCTGGAGATCGTGCGCGCCGAGAAGACCGACGACGCGTCGCTGGCCACCGCCTTCTCCGTCGCCAAGTCGCTGAAGAAGACGGCCGTGCTGGTCAAGGACGCCCCGGCGTTCGTGGTCAACCGCATCCTGACCCGCTTCATGGGTGAGATCCAGAACGTCATCGACGAGGGCACCCCCGTCGAGGTGGCCGAGAAGGCCGTCGAGCCGCTCGGTCTGCCGATGTCGCCGCTGGTGCTGCTGGAGCTGGTCGGCCCGGCCATCGGCCTGCACGTCTCCGAGACGCTGCACGGCGCCTTCCCGGACCGCTTCACCGTCTCGCCGAACCTGGCCGCCGTGGTCAAGGCCGGCAAGCGCGGCTTCTACGTGTACGACTCCGGCAAGCCGGAGCTGGACCCGGAGGTCAAGGCGCTCCTCAAGCAGGGCGACTCGGTGCTGACCGAGGAGCAGGTCCGCGACCGCGTCCTGGACGCGGTGGCGCAGGAGATCGGCCTGATGCTGGACGAGGGTGTCGTCGCCGAGGCGCAGGACATCGACCTGTGCCTGATCACCGGCGCCGGCTGGCCCTTCCACCTGGGCGGCATCACGCCGTACCTGGACCGCGAGGGCGTCTCCGAGCGCGTCAACGGCAAGAAGTTCCTGGCGCCGGGCGTGGCGAGCGTGCCCGCGTAA
- a CDS encoding PepSY domain-containing protein, whose protein sequence is MTEDQRSRKALVPEAKTSYDQALKAATGAVSGSKGVSVELKRGSGGKPEWVTEVATEDGKASTVRVDAVSGKAGQPEAKKDDDDDMKELADRLKRATVTPQQAAATATGRKSGTVTAVELDTNDQKKEIWSVDVVTKNDWNKTTFDVDAASRKILREHVDRD, encoded by the coding sequence ATGACCGAGGACCAGCGCTCGCGCAAGGCGCTGGTCCCGGAGGCGAAGACCTCGTACGACCAGGCGCTGAAGGCCGCCACGGGGGCGGTGTCGGGCTCCAAGGGGGTGTCGGTGGAGCTCAAGCGCGGGAGCGGCGGGAAGCCCGAATGGGTCACGGAGGTGGCCACCGAGGACGGGAAGGCCAGCACCGTGCGGGTCGACGCGGTCTCCGGCAAGGCGGGGCAGCCGGAGGCGAAGAAGGACGATGACGACGACATGAAGGAGCTGGCGGACCGGCTCAAGCGGGCCACGGTGACGCCGCAGCAGGCCGCCGCCACGGCGACGGGGCGCAAGAGCGGGACGGTCACCGCCGTGGAGCTGGACACCAATGACCAGAAGAAGGAGATCTGGTCGGTGGATGTGGTGACCAAGAACGACTGGAACAAGACCACGTTCGACGTGGACGCGGCCAGTCGGAAGATCCTGCGCGAGCACGTCGACCGGGACTGA
- a CDS encoding DUF3000 domain-containing protein, with translation MAAAHEHLADSADNVPIPFRQAIEALRTARLRPEIEIEPTPAPKRLAPFAYALEAAVVEPGAGPEGEDVDLADGRLVLLHDPAGHDAWQGTFRVVTLARAELEPEMGADPLLPEVSWSWLTGALDARGVRYGEIGGTVTRASSHSFGSLAEREPATQLEMRASWTPEEGQGGVPDTAAHLSAWCDLLCQVAGLPPAAPEPSPRGGVVPLPQRRGPQAR, from the coding sequence ATGGCTGCGGCTCACGAACACCTCGCGGACAGCGCGGACAACGTACCGATCCCCTTCCGTCAGGCGATCGAGGCGCTCCGCACGGCACGGCTGCGCCCCGAGATCGAGATCGAGCCGACGCCCGCGCCCAAGCGCCTCGCGCCCTTCGCGTACGCGCTGGAGGCGGCGGTCGTCGAACCGGGCGCCGGGCCGGAGGGCGAGGACGTGGACCTGGCCGACGGGAGACTGGTGCTGCTGCACGACCCGGCCGGGCACGACGCGTGGCAGGGCACCTTCCGCGTGGTGACGCTGGCGCGCGCCGAACTGGAGCCGGAGATGGGCGCCGACCCGCTGCTGCCGGAGGTGTCCTGGTCGTGGCTGACGGGGGCGCTGGACGCGCGCGGCGTGCGGTACGGGGAGATCGGCGGCACGGTGACGCGGGCCAGCTCGCACTCCTTCGGCAGCCTCGCGGAGCGGGAGCCGGCCACCCAGCTGGAGATGCGCGCCTCGTGGACCCCGGAGGAGGGGCAGGGCGGGGTGCCCGACACCGCGGCCCACCTGTCGGCGTGGTGCGACCTGCTGTGCCAGGTGGCGGGCCTGCCGCCGGCCGCGCCCGAGCCGTCGCCGCGCGGCGGCGTGGTGCCCCTGCCGCAGCGCCGGGGGCCCCAGGCCCGCTGA